A region from the Alosa alosa isolate M-15738 ecotype Scorff River chromosome 7, AALO_Geno_1.1, whole genome shotgun sequence genome encodes:
- the LOC125297573 gene encoding butyrophilin subfamily 1 member A1-like isoform X3: protein MTFLSPDCDPAVFILLGSEASVPGWVGSSVTLPCRLSPAISAVSFEVRWYQPNGFDHPVLLYKDQHIQQQAADPRYTGTRASLVGNLENGNVSLKLENLTLADRGEYMCYVESDVWYDMAKVNVTVKVVGDIPVMSFSDADESGQVTVTCVSDGWSPEPSLYWALGNVHVPSRNHLFITGDDGLVRVSSWLLVSPSESEWVSCSVGLSDQDRRESRIAPHSHNYMQAINNVPPYHHRCRPLSCALIASWTILLFNLDSFLILL, encoded by the exons ATGACTTTTCTATCACCAG ATTGTGATCCTGCCGTTTTTATCTTGTTGGGATCCGAAGCGTCAGTTCCTGGCTGGGTCGGGTCATCCGTCACCTTACCCTGTCGTCTTTCTCCTGCCATCAGTGCAGTATCATTTGAGGTGCGCTGGTACCAGCCCAACGGGTTTGACCACCCAGTTCTGCTCTACAAGGACCAGCATATCCAGCAGCAGGCCGCCGACCCTCGGTACACGGGTACTCGAGCGTCTCTGGTTGGGAACCTGGAGAACGGGAACGTCTCCCTGAAACTGGAGAACCTCACTCTGGCAGACAGAGGAGAGTACATGTGCTACGTAGAGAGTGATGTCTGGTACGATATGGCCAAGGTCAACGTAACAGTGAAAG TAGTGGGAGATATTCCTGTGATGTCATTTAGTGATGCTGATGAAAGCGGTCAGGTGACTGTTACCTGTGTGTCCGATGGCTGGTCTCCTGAACCCTCTCTCTACTGGGCACTTGGAAATGTACACGTACCATCTAGAAACCATCTCTTCATCACAG GTGATGATGGTTTGGTGAGAGTGAGCTCCTGGCTGCTGGTCTCCCCCTCTGAGTCTGAGTGGGTCTCCTGCTCTGTGGGTCTGTCTGATCAGGACAGAAGAGAGAGCAGAATAGCACCACACTCCCACAATT ACATGCAAGCTATCAACAATGTGCCCCCGTACCATCACAGATGCAGACCTTTGAGCTGTGCACTAATAGCAAGTTGGACGATCCTTCTCTTCAATCTGGACAGTTTCCtaatattattatga
- the LOC125297573 gene encoding butyrophilin subfamily 1 member A1-like isoform X1, with protein MTFLSPGMLMIWLCLITSPVQGHVVSDCDPAVFILLGSEASVPGWVGSSVTLPCRLSPAISAVSFEVRWYQPNGFDHPVLLYKDQHIQQQAADPRYTGTRASLVGNLENGNVSLKLENLTLADRGEYMCYVESDVWYDMAKVNVTVKVVGDIPVMSFSDADESGQVTVTCVSDGWSPEPSLYWALGNVHVPSRNHLFITGDDGLVRVSSWLLVSPSESEWVSCSVGLSDQDRRESRIAPHSHNYMQAINNVPPYHHRCRPLSCALIASWTILLFNLDSFLILL; from the exons ATGACTTTTCTATCACCAG GTATGCTGATGATTTGGCTATGTTTGATTACCTCTCCAGTACAAGGACATGTTGTTTCAG ATTGTGATCCTGCCGTTTTTATCTTGTTGGGATCCGAAGCGTCAGTTCCTGGCTGGGTCGGGTCATCCGTCACCTTACCCTGTCGTCTTTCTCCTGCCATCAGTGCAGTATCATTTGAGGTGCGCTGGTACCAGCCCAACGGGTTTGACCACCCAGTTCTGCTCTACAAGGACCAGCATATCCAGCAGCAGGCCGCCGACCCTCGGTACACGGGTACTCGAGCGTCTCTGGTTGGGAACCTGGAGAACGGGAACGTCTCCCTGAAACTGGAGAACCTCACTCTGGCAGACAGAGGAGAGTACATGTGCTACGTAGAGAGTGATGTCTGGTACGATATGGCCAAGGTCAACGTAACAGTGAAAG TAGTGGGAGATATTCCTGTGATGTCATTTAGTGATGCTGATGAAAGCGGTCAGGTGACTGTTACCTGTGTGTCCGATGGCTGGTCTCCTGAACCCTCTCTCTACTGGGCACTTGGAAATGTACACGTACCATCTAGAAACCATCTCTTCATCACAG GTGATGATGGTTTGGTGAGAGTGAGCTCCTGGCTGCTGGTCTCCCCCTCTGAGTCTGAGTGGGTCTCCTGCTCTGTGGGTCTGTCTGATCAGGACAGAAGAGAGAGCAGAATAGCACCACACTCCCACAATT ACATGCAAGCTATCAACAATGTGCCCCCGTACCATCACAGATGCAGACCTTTGAGCTGTGCACTAATAGCAAGTTGGACGATCCTTCTCTTCAATCTGGACAGTTTCCtaatattattatga
- the LOC125297573 gene encoding butyrophilin subfamily 2 member A2-like isoform X2 yields MTFLSPGMLMIWLCLITSPVQGHVVSASVPGWVGSSVTLPCRLSPAISAVSFEVRWYQPNGFDHPVLLYKDQHIQQQAADPRYTGTRASLVGNLENGNVSLKLENLTLADRGEYMCYVESDVWYDMAKVNVTVKVVGDIPVMSFSDADESGQVTVTCVSDGWSPEPSLYWALGNVHVPSRNHLFITGDDGLVRVSSWLLVSPSESEWVSCSVGLSDQDRRESRIAPHSHNYMQAINNVPPYHHRCRPLSCALIASWTILLFNLDSFLILL; encoded by the exons ATGACTTTTCTATCACCAG GTATGCTGATGATTTGGCTATGTTTGATTACCTCTCCAGTACAAGGACATGTTGTTTCAG CGTCAGTTCCTGGCTGGGTCGGGTCATCCGTCACCTTACCCTGTCGTCTTTCTCCTGCCATCAGTGCAGTATCATTTGAGGTGCGCTGGTACCAGCCCAACGGGTTTGACCACCCAGTTCTGCTCTACAAGGACCAGCATATCCAGCAGCAGGCCGCCGACCCTCGGTACACGGGTACTCGAGCGTCTCTGGTTGGGAACCTGGAGAACGGGAACGTCTCCCTGAAACTGGAGAACCTCACTCTGGCAGACAGAGGAGAGTACATGTGCTACGTAGAGAGTGATGTCTGGTACGATATGGCCAAGGTCAACGTAACAGTGAAAG TAGTGGGAGATATTCCTGTGATGTCATTTAGTGATGCTGATGAAAGCGGTCAGGTGACTGTTACCTGTGTGTCCGATGGCTGGTCTCCTGAACCCTCTCTCTACTGGGCACTTGGAAATGTACACGTACCATCTAGAAACCATCTCTTCATCACAG GTGATGATGGTTTGGTGAGAGTGAGCTCCTGGCTGCTGGTCTCCCCCTCTGAGTCTGAGTGGGTCTCCTGCTCTGTGGGTCTGTCTGATCAGGACAGAAGAGAGAGCAGAATAGCACCACACTCCCACAATT ACATGCAAGCTATCAACAATGTGCCCCCGTACCATCACAGATGCAGACCTTTGAGCTGTGCACTAATAGCAAGTTGGACGATCCTTCTCTTCAATCTGGACAGTTTCCtaatattattatga
- the LOC125297557 gene encoding B-cell receptor CD22-like, whose amino-acid sequence MELISMFLWSSCLVLTVLLKTTIAAGSNVKYQTMKTCTLEGSSVSIVCSYSYPKGHKGTATHWFKAQSLDKVTHDIFQDHVMRDRVEYLGDGTQSCTVRINDLRLGDSGTYWFSFETDNSGKKLSSTSGFTLSVTDLVVEVRPEVTEGEEVDLYCGSCILSEAPTYVWMKDGHILASLERTNLLLIDPARMNDTGNYTCQVKGHEATPSHPVRLTVSCKQQVQVKLPPGQVKEGERLELTCDTTCPMISSLAFFEWSKDSRLLSDQNHRRQLVLDPVMAEDTGRYSCALAGQQELHSPAVEVLVQYSPKNTTAIMLGEPLGAASVTLTCSSDANPPVESYTWFKVNESTPVGSGQQYSITNIRSEDGGQYYCEAKNTVGSGRSPTLLVTLQGKADPPLPVVMVSVAAILVAFFVGIGVICGNKRRHRMLEDGTFDKAGDPGQSENTYSNMELKPTSSDYEDVTERGLNPTDSTYTALAFKSQSSEYETLEKARNTSNDYSNEPATGIYETLDDITKTG is encoded by the exons ATG GAACTCATTTCTATGTTCCTGTGGTCGAGCTGTCTGGTTCTAACAGTCCTTCTCAAAACCACCATTG CTGCTGGTTCTAATGTGAAATACCAGACCATGAAGACATGCACACTGGAGGGGTCGTCAGTGAGCATCGTCTGCAGCTACAGCTACCCAAAAGGTCATAAGGGCACAGCCACCCATTGGTTTAAAGCTCAATCGCTGGACAAAGTGACACATGACATCTTCCAAGACCACGTGATGAGGGACCGTGTCGAATACTTAGGCGACGGGACCCAGAGTTGCACTGTGAGAATCAACGATCTCCGTTTGGGTGACTCTGGAACCTACTGGTTCAGCTTTGAGACGGATAATTCCGGAAAGAAACTGAGCAGCACATCCGGGTTTACCCTCTCAGTCACAG ACCTGGTGGTGGAGGTGAGGCCGGAGGTGAcggagggggaggaggtggacCTCTACTGCGGCTCCTGCATCCTGAGTGAAGCCCCCACCTACGTCTGGATGAAGGATGGTCACATACTCGCCAGCCTGGAGCGAACCAACCTGCTGCTGATTGACCCCGCACGCATGAACGACACGGGCAATTACACCTgccaggtcaaaggtcatgagGCCACGCCCTCTCACCCTGTCAGGCTTACTGTGTCAT GTAAACAGCAGGTGCAGGTGAAGTTGCCACCTGGGCAGGTGAAAGAGGGGGAGCGGTTGGAGCTCACTTGTGACACCACCTGTCCTATGATCAGTAGCCTGGCCTTCTTCGAGTGGTCCAAAGACAGCCGTCTCCTCTCGGATCAGAACCACCGACGACAGCTGGTTCTGGACCCAGTGATGGCGGAGGACACGGGCAGATACTCCTGTGCTTTGGCTGGACAGCAGGAGCTTCACTCGCCTGCCGTAGAGGTCTTGGTCCAGT ATTCTCCCAAGAATACAACAGCCATTATGTTGGGGGAACCACTAGGGGCAGCATCAGTGACTCTGACCTGCAGCAGTGATGCCAACCCACCAGTGGAGAGCTACACCTGGTTTAAGGTGAATGAGTCCACTCCAGTAGGATCAGGACAGCAGTACAGCATCACTAACATCAGATCTGAGGATGGAGGACAGTACTACTGTGAGGCAAAGAACACAGTTGGAAGTGGGAGATCACCTACACTCTTAGTTACGCTGCAAG GTAAAGCAGATCCTCCGTTGCCAGTGGTTATGGTCAGTGTAGCTGCGATTTTGGTGGCTTTCTTTGTTGGGATTGGCGTGATTTGTGGAAACAAAAG gAGACATAGAATGCTAGAGGATGGAACTTTTGACAAG GCTGGAGACCCTGGTCAGAGTGAGAACACCTACTCTAATATGGAGTTAAAGCCAACTAGTTCAGACTATGAGGATGTGACG GAGAGAGGTCTCAACCCAACAGATAGCACCTACACAGCACTGGCCTTCAAATCCCAGAGTTCCGAGTATGAGACACTCGAG AAAGCCAGGAATACCTCAAATGACTACAGTAATGAGCCAGCCACTGGAATCTATGAGACCTTGGATGACATCACGAAAACAGGATGa
- the LOC125297517 gene encoding NACHT, LRR and PYD domains-containing protein 12-like — MSRKERRGLDPSSAPATPHNMGKPFDSSEDSVPSDTRAKTKRPPSPVPSCASMKSNMSMTEPFKFSGDNNPSDTRCGVCEQELAAIVSMSCGHSFCKDCVSNPLDQPGQLGQHMCLQCNGDTLQLVMRAHKTTLKRRFEGINEGAEDSHVKMSLKKIYTELYITEGESEGVNTEHEIQQIRREFKRKTLQETAIKCNDIFKPLPGQNKIIQTVLTKGIAGIGKTVSVHKFILDWTEGNGNEDIDFMFILPFREMNLVKNRQFSLHDLVVLFHPEVKRLDPKIYQSCKVLFIFDGLDESRLEVNFKAQHDQSVSSVSDVSSLSTLITKLFHRNILPSALIWVTSRPAAAAQIPSQRIDQVTEVRGFNHPQKEEYFRKRISDESQASRIISHVKSSRSLYIMCHIPVFCWITAAVLSEIFVHNINTEIPTTLTEMFAHFLLIQTNVKSQKYHGKNESDKQRLLQSNKNILMKLAKLAYEQLEKGNILFYEEDIIMCGIDVADASVYTGMCTEIFREEPVFGQRRVYCFVHLSIQEFLAAVYVFSCSVNADMEALSAFPTMGVNLHHWLVSAVDRALKSENGHLDLFLRFLLGCALESNQRLLQGILPKTQDFSESIRIAVEHIKKKISENVLHHKSSPQRYMNLLLCLMEMKDNSAYSEIQQDVNSGKKISVEKCSALAYMLLMSDDVLDEFDLSKYNTSEDGHNRLLTAVSTSRKANLASCSLNQYSCTILTNAIQSPESHLTELNLTNNRITDKGISSLFGGLTSRYCKILILRLAACDLTHNCCHTLSSVLQHKNSSLKELDLSFNHLTDSGIQLMCAGLVFSGCKLETLRLKCCDLTEESCKILGWAVNTNLKMLDLTNNEVGDCGAKSLSLGLKHPCCKLENLILSGCLITEIGCDHLTSALDSNPLSLRELDLSYNHPGVSGVKKLTSMLKNTDYKLEKLNTEHNSARWLKPGLQKYTCELTLDPDTASPHLLFSEGNRKVTYVFEKQPYSDNMKRFDSRAQVLCSERLTTRCYWEADFFGRVYIAVAYNSIKRRGREESIFGSDDKSWRMSVNLESSWPAFWHNKKMRHVTYQLNENRLGVYLDWPAGTLSFYSVSLNTLKLLNMYHSTFTEPLHAAFGVYNNGNRESSISLCSVPNRIQTTYNDGGMEISADEILCLNHRPTNCCKSCENIKDTSHWILMEPSVSMETGVPVYKHSSPPGRFECTVSGLRWVCAVEVTLEYCFSDPDIFRAELAMLRYTPIGPLMDIKVLSGELLEAHLPHFACLEGSYAYVREAVRVLHGDDSGVTLKTCELTRFHTKLLKPSFSLTGAILKKCFRIKTHLDVLIYRTRVTPLVLLAYVVPRDASMIQAVEKDLPRTQDAKEIKTHRPDMSIQMNTKFRLNISPCHARISPSEITLKYIRPPDLFRVVIDNAEDSFDLEILSEGKSIWRATLERFEYGETGEMAHSHEMPSAAAHRHSREEREREVANTSREEAYSSSSARNNEVGGIMATMSHKDRLFCIRPDLIERTSEPTLKGLVLRLESHQPPVLNRMEAQVILQRTSVLHEQVTSLIDMVVKKGDTTCGIMLSLLKELDYYFYQDLIKKTLNLS; from the exons ATGAGTCGCAAAGAGAGGCGGGGCCTTGATCCAAGCAGTGCTCCTGCAACACCTCACAACATGGGGAAGCCCTTTGACAGCAGTGAGGACAGTGTTCCATCAGACACAAG GGCAAAAACTAAAAGACCCCCATCCCCAGTACCGAGCTGTGCTTCCATGAAGAGTAACATGTCCATGACAGAGCCTTTCAAGTTCAGTGGAGACAACAATCCTTCTGACACCAG atgtggagtgtgtgaaCAGGAATTGGCAGCCATTGTGTCAATGAGCTGTGGTCATAGTTTCTGCAAGGATTGCGTTAGCAATCCGCTAGACCAGCCTGGACAGTTAGGACAACACATGTGTCTCCAGTGTA ATGGTGATACCTTGCAGTTAGTCATGAGAGCACATAAGACTACTTTGAAGAGGAGGTTTGAAGGCATTAATGAAGGAGCTGAAGACTCACATGTTAAAATGTCACTGAAGAAGATTTACACTGAGCTGTACattacagagggagagagtgaaggtgTAAACACTGAACATGAAATACAGCAAATTAGGAGGGAattcaaaagaaaaacattacaGGAAACAGCAATCAAATGTAATGACATCTTTAAACCATTACCTGGACAAAATAAAATCATCCAAACAGTCCTGACCAAAGGCATCGCTGGCATCGGAAAAACAGTATCTGTGCATAAGTTCATTTTAGACTGGACAGAGGGGAACGGAAATGAGGACATAGATTTTATGTTCATTCTTCCGTTCAGGGAAATGAATTTGGTGAAAAATCGTCAATTCTCACTTCATGACCTTGTTGTTCTCTTCCACCCGGAAGTTAAAAGGCTGGATCCAAAGATATACCAAAGCTGTAAGGTTTTGTTCATCTTTGATGGCCTCGATGAAAGCAGACTTGAGGTGAATTTCAAAGCACAACATGATCAAAGTGTTTCTTCTGTTAGTGATGTCTCATCACTCAGCACACTGATTACAAAACTCTTCCATCGAAATATCCTGCCCTCTGCCCTCATCTGGGTGACCTCCCGACCAGCAGCTGCTGCCCAGATTCCTTCCCAGCGCATTGACCAAGTAACAGAGGTGCGAGGCTTCAATCACCCCCAGAAGGAGGAGTATTTCAGGAAGAGAATCAGTGATGAGTCTCAAGCCAGTAGAATTATCTCCCACGTGAAGTCCTCACGTAGCCTTTACATCATGTGCCACATTCCAGTTTTCTGTTGGATCACAGCTGCAGTACTTAGTGAGATTTTTGTCCACAACATCAACACTGAGATACCTACAACACTGACTGAAATGTTCGCTCACTTCCTGCTAATCCAGACAAATGTGAAAAGCCAAAAATACCACGGCAAGAATGAGTCAGACAAGCAACGCCTTCTGCAGTCTAACAAGAACATCCTCATGAAACTGGCTAAATTGGCCTATGAGCAATTGGAGAAGGGCAATATCTTGTTTTATGAGGAAGATATAATAATGTGTGGCATTGATGTTGCTGATGCATCTGTGTACACTGGCATGTGCACTGAAATCTTTAGGGAGGAGCCAGTGTTTGGACAGAGAAGGGTGTACTGCTTTGTCCACCTGAGCATCCAGGAGTTTCTTGCAGCGGTCTATGTGTTTTCCTGCTCTGTAAATGCAGACATGGAAGCACTGAGTGCCTTTCCAACCATGGGGGTGAATTTGCACCACTGGCTTGTAAGTGCTGTTGATAGAGCCTTAAAGAGTGAGAATGGACACCTGGACCTTTTCCTTCGCTTCCTTTTGGGCTGTGCACTCGAGTCCAATCAAAGGCTTCTGCAAGGCATCCTGCCAAAAACACAGGACTTCTCAGAGAGTATTAGAATAGCGGTtgaacacataaaaaaaaagattagtgAAAATGTGTTACATCACAAATCCAGTCCTCAACGGTACATGAATCTTTTACTTTGCTTGATGGAAATGAAAGACAATTCTGCATACTCAGAGATCCAACAGGATGTTAACTCAGGGAAGAAGATTTCTGTAGAGAAATGCTCAGCACTGGCCTACATGCTTCTGATGTCAGATGATGTTTTGGATGAATTTGACTTGTCAAAATACAACACATCTGAAGATGGACATAACAGACTGCTCACTGCTGTGAGTACTTCCAGAAAGGCAAA TCTTGCCAGCTGTAGTTTGAATCAATATTCCTGCACAATTCTCACCAATGCAATCCAGTCACCGGAATCACATCTGACAGAACTAAACCTGACCAACAATAGGATAACAGATAAGGGTATATCTAGCTTGTTTGGTGGATTAACCAGCAGATATTGCAAAATATTGATACTAAG ACTGGCTGCCTGTGATCTCACCCATAACTGCTGCCATACACTGTCATCTGTACTCCAGCACAAAAACTCAAGCCTAAAGGAACTTGACCTGAGTTTCAATCATCTAACAGATTCTGGAATACAGTTAATGTGTGCTGGATTAGTATTTTCAGGTTGTAAACTGGAGACATTGAG ACTCAAATGCTGTGATCTCACGGAAGAATCATGTAAAATCCTGGGCTGGGCAGTAAACACAAACCTTAAGATGCTGGATCTCACCAACAATGAAGTTGGAGACTGTGGAGCAAAATCCTTGTCTTTGGGATTGAAGCACCCATGCTGCAAACTGGAAAATTTGAT TCTTTCAGGTTGTCTCATAACAGAGATCGGATGTGACCATTTGACATCAGCTTTAGACTCAAACCCTTTAAGCCTGAGAGAGTTGGATCTCAGCTACAATCATCCTGGTGTGTCGGGAGTCAAGAAACTCACAAGCATGTTGAAGAATACAGACTACAAACTGGAGAAACTCAA CACAGAGCACAATTCAGCGCGTTGGTTAAAGCCAGGACTGCAGAAAT ATACCTGTGAGCTCACACTAGACCCAGACACTGCAAGCCCACACCTTTTGTTTTCTGAGGGGAACAGGAAGGTGACATATGTGTTTGAGAAACAGCCCTACTCAGACAATATGAAGAGATTTGACAGCAGGGCTCAGGTCTTGTGCAGTGAGAGGTTGACAACACGTTGTTATTGGGAAGCAGACTTTTTTGGAAGGGTATATATAGCAGTGGCTTATAACAGCATCAAGAGGAGAGGTAGGGAAGAAAGTATTTTTGGATCCGATGACAAGTCCTGGCGCATGTCTGTAAATCTGGAATCTTCCTGGCCTGCTTTCTGGCATAATAAGAAGATGAGACACGTTACATATCAATTGAATGAAAACCGATTAGGAGTGTACCTGGACTGGCCGGCTGGCACTTTGTCCTTTTACAGCGTCTCCTTGAACACTCTCAAACTCCTGAACATGTACCACTCCACATTCACTGAGCCCCTACATGCAGCATTTGGGGTTTACAATAATGGAAATAGGGAGTCATCAATTTCTCTTTGCAGTGTACCCAACAGGATACAGACTACATATAATGATGGAGG GATGGAGATTTCAGCTGATGAAATTCTCTGTCTGAATCATAGACCAACAAACTGCTGCAAATCATGTGAGAACATCAAAGACACTTCACACTGGATCCTCATGGAACCCTCTGTTTCCATGGAGACAGGAGTCCCTGTGTATAAACACAGCTCTCCCCCAGGAAGGTTTGAGTGCACAGTATCCGGTTTGCGCTGGGTGTGCGCGGTTGAAGTCACTTTAGAGTATTGCTTTAGCGACCCTGATATCTTTAGAGCAGAGCTTGCCATGTTACGGTACACACCAATTGGTCCCTTGATGGACATCAAAGTGCTGTCAGGTGAACTGTTGGAGGCTCATCTGCCCCATTTTGCCTGCCTGGAAGGTTCCTATGCCTATGTCAGAGAGGCTGTGAGAGTTCTGCATGGGGACGACAGCGGTGTAACTCTAAAAACTTGTGAGCTGACTCGCTTCCATACAAAGCTCCTTAAGCCCTCCTTCTCACTGACAGGAGCCATTTTGAAAAAATGCTTCAGAATTAAAACCCACTTGGATGTGCTAATCTACCGGACCAGAGTGACGCCCCTGGTTCTCCTTGCATATGTCGTGCCGCGGGATGCTTCCATGATTCAGGCTGTTGAAAAGGATTTACCGAGAACTCAAGATGCAAAGGAGATCAAAACACATCGCCCAGACATGTCCATTCAGATGAACACTAAGTTTAGACTAAACATATCCCCTTGTCATGCTAGGATCTCTCCATCAGAGATCACCCTTAAATACATCAGACCTCCTGACTTATTTCGGGTGGTCATTGACAATGCAGAGGACTCCTTTGATTTGGAGATACTCAGTGAGGGGAAGTCCATATGGAGAGCGACATTGGAACGTTTTGAATATGGTGAGACTGGAGAAATGGCACACAGTCATGAAATGCcctcagcagcagcacacagacattctcgagaagagagagagagagaggtggctaACACAAGCAGAGAGGAGGCTTACTCAAGCAGTTCTGCCAGGAACAATGAAGTAGGAGGGATAATGGCCACCATGTCACACAAAG ATCGACTGTTCTGTATTCGGCCTGATCTCATCGAGAGGACATCAGAACCTACACTGAAAGGTCTGGTTCTGAGGCTTGAATCCCATCAGCCTCCTGTGTTGAACAGGATGGAAGCACAAGTCATCCTGCAGAGGACCAGCGTGCTACATGAGCAGGTGACCTCCCTCATCGACATGGTGGTTAAAAAGGGAGACACCACGTGTGGCATCATGCTCTCCCTCCTTAAAGAACTGGACTATTACTTTTATCAAGACCTTATCAAGAAAACACTGAACCTTTCTTAA